A stretch of DNA from Vicinamibacterales bacterium:
GCTCGTCCTCGGCCTTCTGACACATGCCTGATCCCTCGCCGGCTCCAACTGATGCCATCGACGCGCTGATCGCGCGCTGCCTGGGCGGTGACCAGACGGCCTGGGAAGAGATCGTGCGCCAGCACCGGCGCAAGGTCTTCAACATCGCCTACAAGTTCACCGGCCGGCACGACGAAGCGGAAGACCTGACGCAGGACGTCTTTCTCAAGATCTTCAAGTCGCTGCACACCTTCGACCGCCGCGCCAACTTCCAGACCTGGCTGGTGAGCGTGAGCCGCAACCTGTGCATCGACCACTACCGCAGCGTCCGCAAGGAGCGCGAGACCATCGATCGCGACGTCGACGCCGGCGAGCTGACGCCGGCGGCGCCGGGGCAGAACGCCTACCAGGCGCTCGAGCAGGCCGACCGCGTCGAGCTGCTGCGCAAGGCGATGGCGGAACTGCCGCCGTCGCTGCGCGAGGCGGTGGTCAAACGCGACATCCAGGAATTCTCGTATCAGGAAATCGCCGACCAGCTCAACCTGCCGGAGGGCACCGTGAAATCGCGCATCAACCGCGGCCGCACGGAACTGGCTCGCCAGGTGCAACGCATTCGAGAAGAAGACGAAGGGGTAACCGGATGAATCTCACGACCGACCGTGCTCAAGGCGTCGCCATTGTCCGCATCGGCGAGACGCGACTGATGTATCCGCTGCTGGCCGACTTTTCCGGCGCGGTCATGTCGCTGCTCACCGCCGGCGACAAGAAGGTGA
This window harbors:
- a CDS encoding RNA polymerase sigma factor, producing MPDPSPAPTDAIDALIARCLGGDQTAWEEIVRQHRRKVFNIAYKFTGRHDEAEDLTQDVFLKIFKSLHTFDRRANFQTWLVSVSRNLCIDHYRSVRKERETIDRDVDAGELTPAAPGQNAYQALEQADRVELLRKAMAELPPSLREAVVKRDIQEFSYQEIADQLNLPEGTVKSRINRGRTELARQVQRIREEDEGVTG